A DNA window from Leptolyngbya sp. KIOST-1 contains the following coding sequences:
- a CDS encoding ABC transporter substrate-binding protein, with protein MKRRNFLPLLAAFFCSLLIAIGCTPDASQTGAPTNGAETAPATATDGRPVRLGYSNWAGWWPWAIAEEEGLFEANGANVELIWFDGYLESMQALAAGQLDANSQTLNDTISFVDDSANGMVVVLVNDNSAGNDKIIGVEDIETMADFEGRTVALEEGVVGDFLMNLALQDAGLSRDDVQIQNLETGAAAAAFAAGQVEGFAGWVPFWETALTRPGSQVIVTSEAYPGAIPDLLVTSQTLIDERPEQVQALINTWFDVLAFMEENPEEAAAIMARRAGVSAEEFETYTAGTRMFTLDDNLEAFSNGEDMVHMPYAAQVMTDFMVEVGFIPTAPDLEAIFDDQFVQAFAQGQ; from the coding sequence ATGAAGCGACGCAATTTTCTTCCCCTTCTCGCCGCCTTTTTCTGTAGCCTGCTGATTGCCATTGGCTGTACGCCGGATGCGTCCCAAACCGGAGCCCCCACCAATGGGGCAGAAACCGCGCCCGCGACGGCCACCGACGGTAGGCCGGTGCGCCTGGGCTACAGCAACTGGGCGGGCTGGTGGCCCTGGGCGATCGCCGAAGAAGAGGGCCTATTTGAAGCCAACGGCGCAAACGTGGAGCTGATCTGGTTCGACGGCTATCTGGAGTCGATGCAGGCGCTGGCCGCAGGCCAACTCGACGCCAACAGCCAAACCCTGAACGACACCATTTCCTTTGTCGATGATTCGGCGAACGGCATGGTGGTGGTGTTGGTGAACGACAACTCGGCCGGCAATGACAAAATTATCGGCGTTGAAGATATCGAAACCATGGCTGACTTCGAAGGCCGCACCGTCGCCCTGGAAGAAGGCGTGGTGGGCGACTTTTTAATGAACCTGGCCCTACAGGATGCCGGGCTGAGCCGGGACGATGTGCAAATCCAGAACCTGGAAACCGGAGCCGCCGCCGCTGCCTTTGCGGCGGGGCAGGTCGAAGGATTTGCGGGCTGGGTACCCTTTTGGGAAACGGCGCTGACCCGACCGGGTAGCCAGGTGATTGTCACCTCGGAAGCCTATCCCGGCGCTATCCCCGACCTGTTGGTGACCAGCCAAACCCTGATCGACGAGCGACCGGAGCAGGTGCAGGCGTTGATCAACACCTGGTTTGACGTGTTGGCCTTTATGGAGGAAAACCCCGAGGAAGCGGCCGCCATCATGGCCCGACGGGCTGGGGTGAGTGCTGAGGAGTTTGAAACCTACACCGCCGGTACCCGTATGTTCACCCTGGACGACAACCTCGAAGCCTTTAGCAATGGGGAAGACATGGTCCACATGCCCTACGCCGCCCAGGTGATGACGGACTTCATGGTGGAGGTGGGCTTTATTCCCACTGCCCCCGACCTGGAGGCGATTTTTGACGATCAGTTTGTTCAGGCCTTTGCCCAGGGGCAGTAG
- a CDS encoding ABC transporter permease, with translation MTTAAPPTAAPGAKTLKPSVFWRLAEDIPRPLSLGLMTLSIVVPFGLWWLLASLNLTDPRFLPGPIEVAQALGRLWTDGFLMEDTAASLMRVTLGFSAAALVSVPIGIAMGAFASIRALLEPIVGVVRYMPAPAFIPLLIIYLGLGEEPKIMLIFIGTVFFNVLMIMDAVKFVPKDLLESTYTLGGRRLQVLFQVITPYVVPNIIDTFRINIATSWNLVVVAELVAAEAGLGRRIVQAQRFFRTDDIFACLIVLGVIGFTLDLSLRYLMKLTCKWAVD, from the coding sequence GTGACTACCGCCGCTCCCCCAACCGCTGCCCCTGGCGCTAAAACCCTGAAGCCATCTGTCTTTTGGCGCTTGGCGGAGGACATTCCCCGACCGCTCAGCCTGGGCTTGATGACCCTGTCGATCGTGGTGCCGTTTGGCCTGTGGTGGCTGCTGGCCAGTCTAAACCTGACCGATCCGCGCTTTTTGCCGGGGCCGATTGAGGTGGCTCAGGCCCTAGGACGGCTGTGGACCGATGGATTTCTAATGGAGGACACCGCTGCTAGCCTGATGCGGGTGACCCTCGGTTTCTCGGCGGCGGCGCTGGTGTCGGTGCCCATCGGCATTGCCATGGGGGCCTTTGCCAGCATTCGTGCGCTGCTGGAGCCGATTGTGGGGGTGGTTCGCTATATGCCGGCCCCGGCCTTTATTCCCCTGCTGATCATCTATTTGGGCCTGGGGGAAGAGCCGAAGATCATGCTGATTTTCATTGGCACCGTGTTCTTTAACGTGCTGATGATTATGGATGCGGTGAAGTTTGTGCCCAAGGATCTGCTGGAATCGACCTATACTCTGGGCGGGCGACGGCTCCAGGTGTTGTTCCAGGTGATCACCCCCTATGTGGTGCCCAACATTATCGACACGTTTCGCATCAACATCGCGACGTCCTGGAACCTGGTGGTGGTGGCGGAACTGGTGGCGGCGGAGGCGGGGCTGGGACGGCGGATCGTCCAGGCCCAGCGGTTCTTCCGCACAGACGATATTTTTGCCTGTCTGATTGTGCTGGGGGTAATTGGCTTCACCCTGGATCTATCCCTGCGCTACTTGATGAAGCTCACCTGCAAGTGGGCGGTGGATTAG